A single region of the Phalacrocorax carbo chromosome 4, bPhaCar2.1, whole genome shotgun sequence genome encodes:
- the RWDD4 gene encoding RWD domain-containing protein 4 yields the protein MAANEDQEMELEALRSIYEGDACFRELSPVSFQYRIGESGDPKAFLIEVSWPETYPQTAPVISMDAFFNNTISAAIKQSILDKLMVEVEANLGTAMTYTLFEYAKDNKELFMENQPVNTVTSVSNSIAIGTPDVPASKKKDKKEQLSKTQKRKLADKTDNKGELPRGWNWVDVIKHVSIFKLSFFNIKKICKK from the exons ATGGCGGCCAACGAGGACCAGGAG ATGGAGCTGGAAGCGCTGCGCTCTATCTACGAGGGAGACGCGTGCTTCAGGGAGCTTAGCCCGGTTTCCTTCCAGTACAGG atAGGTGAAAGTGGAGATCCCAAAGCCTTTCTAATAGAGGTTTCTTGGCCAGAAACATATCCGCAAACAGCACCAGTCATATCGATGGATGCTTTCTTCAACAACACAAT ATCTGCAGCTATTAAACAAAGTATATTGGATAAGTTAATGGTAGAAGTTGAAGCGAATCTTGGAACTGCTATGACATACACACTTTTTGAATATGCCAAAGATAATAAAGAATTGTTCATGGAAAATCAGCCTGTTAACACTGTG ACTTCAGTAAGCAATAGTATTGCAATTGGAACTCCTGATGTACCAGCaagtaagaaaaaagacaaaaaggagcAGTTATCCAAAACCCAGAAACGAAAACTAGCTGATAAAACAG ATAACAAAGGGGAGCTTCCACGAGGATGGAACTGGGTGGACGTAATTAAG CATGTAAGTATTTTCAagttatctttttttaacattaaaaagatTTGCAAGAAATAG